Proteins encoded together in one Desulfosporosinus meridiei DSM 13257 window:
- a CDS encoding helicase C-terminal domain-containing protein produces the protein MVKDIVFFDIETVGSECSQGRIVQLSALRVREGLIHESCCYSYQPIDSEEPGRQDYSHRNIDFTNDNWLAKHRQEIINFMSEAVLVGHEAHLFLTILQRELNLHFLQPFWDTSELARIFFPTLHHYQLDFLAEKLSLPLRKEEEQLLIEEKTWLTWKLYEACWEKGLKFDLSFFNQANGFIAEWTGKGFFEDLQREIIRTFPERPIRTDLVLSPSSEGLFSVEKSFTVRIPDSTDWVVENFAPGGNLEQNIPSYESRSGQMKMAKLIAKGFSSSQHVVVEAGTGTGKSFAYLIPSLWSAKKTGHKVVVATHTIPLQEQLQKKDIPILEAVLPFPFKASVLKGKSNYFCIKKWQGCLGNRENVGMQQKLAVLTILVWVRETLTGDFQELSKVPGLMELWPNINADNDMCIPGRCSKAGVCFLLRARKKAEESDVLIVNHSLLFSDLKTDYNVLPEYHYLVLDEAHQIYQTALQHLGSELCLENVTRAVDSIYRSTGLSFYSSTKQRLGSLENLVPSVPWEIFNKRLDGIPENSVSVLKQTKELFDLLSLILGSERTFRFIAQHTTRQWWEGLNVQIENLTGRIKALLSILDSLASVLSEDDADEVEDLKYAISSHQRELQEYVETLKLAINLNNPKQVTWLEQSSRLFLKTSPIDVSDTLREKIFSRLNSVIMTSATLSISDSFEHFLQDIGLPRSTITAQVDSPFDYEQQMQLIIVKNGIRLLDSKGQKAPELADFIAEVAERMHGRTLVLFTSHAMLRQTYEYLNPLLVRTKIQSLAQGIQGERSSLLEAFKRNPRSVLLGANSFWEGIDIPGDTLSCVIVVKLPFWPPTLPLIEARSEYLKSQGKDPFRELLLPEAVIRFKQGFGRLIRSKEDRGIVILLDDRVIEKYYGRFFLGSLPIKTHVRGENKLVFRKIEEYTSHLG, from the coding sequence GTGGTCAAAGATATCGTGTTTTTTGATATTGAAACAGTGGGTTCTGAATGTTCACAAGGTAGAATAGTCCAATTATCAGCACTTCGAGTCCGTGAAGGACTGATTCACGAATCATGCTGTTATTCTTATCAACCGATTGACTCAGAAGAACCAGGTCGTCAAGACTATAGCCATAGAAATATTGACTTTACTAACGATAACTGGTTAGCTAAGCATCGTCAAGAAATTATTAATTTCATGAGTGAGGCAGTTTTAGTAGGTCATGAAGCGCACTTGTTCCTCACTATTCTTCAGCGGGAATTAAATTTACATTTTCTGCAGCCTTTTTGGGACACCTCAGAATTAGCAAGGATTTTCTTCCCTACACTGCATCATTATCAGCTCGATTTTCTAGCAGAAAAACTATCTCTTCCGTTAAGGAAAGAAGAGGAGCAACTACTAATAGAGGAAAAGACTTGGTTGACTTGGAAGCTTTATGAAGCGTGCTGGGAAAAGGGGTTAAAGTTTGATCTTAGTTTCTTTAATCAGGCGAATGGATTTATTGCTGAATGGACTGGCAAGGGCTTCTTTGAAGACTTACAGAGAGAAATAATTCGCACATTTCCAGAACGGCCGATTCGTACAGATCTGGTTCTTAGCCCATCTTCTGAGGGGTTATTTTCTGTTGAGAAAAGTTTTACAGTAAGGATTCCTGACTCGACAGACTGGGTTGTGGAGAACTTCGCTCCAGGAGGAAATCTTGAACAAAACATCCCGAGTTATGAGAGTCGATCGGGGCAAATGAAAATGGCCAAACTCATAGCAAAGGGATTCTCTTCCTCACAACATGTTGTTGTGGAAGCTGGCACCGGAACAGGAAAGTCGTTTGCTTATTTGATACCAAGTCTATGGTCTGCCAAAAAAACAGGCCATAAGGTCGTTGTGGCAACTCATACTATTCCCTTACAGGAACAACTTCAAAAGAAGGATATACCGATTTTAGAAGCAGTCCTGCCTTTTCCTTTTAAGGCATCAGTATTAAAGGGGAAAAGTAATTATTTCTGCATAAAGAAATGGCAGGGGTGCTTAGGCAATCGAGAAAACGTTGGTATGCAACAAAAATTGGCAGTGCTTACTATTCTAGTTTGGGTAAGGGAAACATTAACGGGTGATTTCCAGGAACTATCAAAAGTACCCGGCTTAATGGAACTTTGGCCTAATATAAATGCCGATAATGATATGTGTATTCCTGGAAGATGTTCAAAGGCAGGAGTTTGCTTCTTACTCAGAGCTCGTAAGAAAGCCGAAGAATCAGATGTGTTAATCGTAAATCATTCACTTCTTTTTTCTGATTTAAAAACAGATTATAATGTATTGCCGGAATATCATTACTTAGTCCTTGATGAAGCACACCAGATCTATCAAACAGCTTTACAGCATTTAGGCTCTGAATTATGTTTGGAGAATGTAACTAGGGCTGTAGATAGCATTTACCGATCCACAGGACTTAGTTTTTATTCATCTACGAAGCAACGTTTGGGATCTTTAGAAAATTTAGTTCCTTCTGTCCCTTGGGAGATTTTTAATAAAAGACTAGATGGGATTCCTGAAAACAGTGTAAGTGTCTTAAAACAAACTAAGGAACTATTTGATTTGTTGTCTTTGATTTTAGGATCGGAGAGAACATTCCGATTTATTGCCCAACATACTACCAGACAATGGTGGGAAGGGTTAAATGTTCAAATCGAAAACCTTACCGGAAGGATTAAAGCGCTACTTTCTATATTGGATAGTTTAGCGAGTGTTTTAAGTGAAGATGATGCTGATGAGGTCGAAGACCTTAAGTATGCGATATCCAGTCATCAAAGAGAGTTACAGGAATATGTAGAAACGCTTAAACTGGCAATAAACCTAAACAATCCTAAACAAGTTACTTGGTTAGAACAATCATCTAGATTGTTTCTGAAAACGTCTCCCATTGATGTTAGTGATACTCTAAGAGAAAAAATATTTTCTCGACTTAACTCGGTAATCATGACTTCAGCCACCTTGAGCATCTCAGATTCCTTCGAGCATTTTCTACAAGATATTGGTTTGCCTAGGTCAACAATTACTGCCCAGGTGGATTCTCCTTTTGATTATGAACAACAGATGCAATTAATTATCGTTAAAAATGGTATCAGACTTTTAGATTCCAAGGGACAGAAGGCTCCCGAGCTTGCAGACTTTATAGCGGAAGTCGCTGAGCGTATGCATGGTAGGACACTAGTCCTTTTTACTTCGCATGCAATGCTTCGGCAAACCTATGAGTACCTAAATCCTTTATTAGTTAGGACAAAGATCCAATCACTGGCTCAAGGAATACAAGGTGAACGCAGCAGTTTATTAGAAGCTTTTAAGAGAAATCCAAGGAGTGTTCTTTTAGGTGCTAATAGCTTTTGGGAAGGTATTGATATTCCTGGTGATACATTATCTTGCGTTATAGTAGTGAAACTTCCATTTTGGCCACCGACATTACCTTTAATTGAGGCCCGTTCCGAGTATCTGAAATCGCAAGGTAAAGATCCTTTTCGAGAACTCTTATTGCCCGAAGCCGTTATTCGCTTTAAACAGGGATTTGGACGCCTCATTCGATCAAAGGAGGATAGAGGAATAGTTATTTTATTAGATGACAGAGTGATTGAAAAATACTATGGTAGATTTTTCCTGGGGTCCTTACCCATAAAAACCCATGTTCGTGGGGAAAACAAGCTCGTATTTCGTAAAATCGAGGAATATACTAGTCATTTAGGCTAA
- the pabB gene encoding aminodeoxychorismate synthase component I yields MIFLLDNHDSFTYNLYQYFGELGEDIIVRRQDACKLEDIEEVHPDLIVISPGPCTPDEAPFSLAVIEHFKGRIPILGVCLGHQAIGQFFGGKVIRAKQPIHGKTMPIRHDQQGVFHELVNPLVVTRYHSLIIERSTLPEDLVITAETDDGEIMGIRHFDLPIEGIQFHPEAILTESGHQLLKNALQNAKDWNSHNSPSQWVVRPLSVSIPPLRLFPALKGEYSPFFLDSGNGYQELGKYSYMGAFPFLEATAYSEKLELFYSDKSKLDITPLQETKSLEYLDQISRKYYVPHSPFPFSGGAVGFLSYDLKNELEHLPKVAKDDLNLPLWRFAWYDGIVIYDHAENKYWIAACGMQEDGSCRRELANSRIARLEQSINAFLKCETQQELSTLSDNRPAAIIEPSVSKQQYLADLQRVIDYIYAGDIYQANLTQRFSINWEGDTWSLYSHLHQQNPAPFAAFLPYQDFQVLCSSPERFIQIRPDGQVETRPIKGTRPRKDSPSEDQEQAMELQNSPKDRAELTMIIDLERNDLGRICKFGTVKVPDLIRLEKYPTVWHLVSTVTGQLLQGLKPSEIIKAIFPGGSITGAPKIRAMEIIEELEPHSRGLYTGSIGYIGFDGAWDLNIVIRTILIKDSKAFVHVGGGIVADSKPEDEYDETLHKAKALFKVLRGHLHDTH; encoded by the coding sequence ATGATATTTTTGTTGGACAATCATGATTCTTTTACGTATAACCTTTATCAATACTTCGGAGAACTTGGAGAAGACATCATAGTTAGACGACAAGACGCTTGTAAACTTGAGGATATAGAAGAGGTACACCCCGACCTAATTGTAATCTCACCCGGCCCATGTACCCCCGATGAAGCCCCTTTCTCTTTAGCGGTCATTGAACATTTTAAAGGCCGTATCCCTATTTTAGGGGTTTGCCTTGGTCATCAAGCTATAGGACAATTCTTTGGCGGAAAAGTGATCAGAGCTAAGCAGCCAATCCATGGAAAGACAATGCCTATTCGACATGACCAACAAGGAGTTTTCCATGAGTTAGTCAACCCTTTAGTAGTGACGCGATATCACTCTCTGATAATCGAGCGCTCCACTCTTCCTGAAGATCTTGTAATTACTGCCGAAACGGACGACGGCGAAATCATGGGGATTCGACACTTCGACTTGCCGATAGAAGGTATTCAGTTTCATCCGGAAGCCATATTAACAGAATCTGGCCACCAGTTGTTAAAGAACGCCCTTCAAAATGCCAAAGACTGGAATTCTCATAATTCTCCGTCACAATGGGTTGTTCGGCCCCTCTCAGTTTCAATTCCTCCCCTTCGTTTATTTCCAGCCTTAAAAGGAGAATATTCACCATTCTTCTTAGATAGCGGCAACGGCTACCAAGAACTCGGAAAATATTCTTATATGGGGGCCTTCCCCTTTCTGGAAGCAACGGCCTATTCGGAAAAGCTCGAACTTTTCTATTCCGACAAATCTAAACTTGACATTACTCCCCTTCAAGAAACCAAAAGTCTGGAATATCTTGATCAGATTAGTCGAAAATATTACGTCCCCCATTCTCCCTTTCCCTTTTCGGGAGGGGCAGTGGGCTTTTTAAGTTATGACTTGAAAAATGAACTTGAGCATCTTCCTAAGGTAGCAAAAGATGACCTTAACTTACCACTATGGCGATTTGCTTGGTATGATGGAATAGTTATCTATGATCATGCCGAGAACAAATACTGGATTGCTGCCTGTGGAATGCAAGAAGATGGATCTTGCCGACGGGAATTGGCAAATTCTCGAATTGCGCGCCTAGAACAATCAATCAATGCTTTTCTTAAATGCGAAACTCAACAAGAATTATCAACCCTCTCGGATAATCGCCCCGCCGCTATTATTGAGCCTAGTGTAAGCAAGCAACAATACTTAGCGGACCTACAACGTGTAATTGACTATATCTATGCCGGTGATATCTACCAAGCCAACTTAACTCAACGCTTCTCCATAAATTGGGAAGGTGATACTTGGAGTCTGTATTCTCATCTTCATCAACAAAATCCTGCTCCCTTTGCAGCTTTCCTTCCTTACCAGGATTTTCAAGTTCTTTGTAGCTCGCCCGAACGATTTATACAAATTCGACCCGATGGACAAGTTGAAACCCGTCCAATTAAGGGTACTCGTCCACGCAAAGACTCACCTTCAGAAGATCAAGAACAAGCCATGGAACTTCAGAACAGTCCTAAAGACCGAGCTGAACTTACCATGATCATCGATCTAGAAAGAAATGATCTCGGACGGATCTGCAAGTTTGGAACCGTTAAGGTTCCTGACTTAATTAGGCTTGAAAAATATCCAACGGTTTGGCATCTAGTTTCCACAGTAACGGGACAACTGTTACAAGGATTAAAACCTAGTGAGATTATTAAGGCAATTTTTCCCGGTGGTTCCATTACAGGTGCTCCTAAAATCAGAGCTATGGAGATTATCGAGGAGTTAGAACCCCACTCTCGCGGCCTTTATACCGGTAGCATTGGTTATATCGGCTTTGATGGAGCTTGGGACTTAAACATAGTTATTCGGACAATATTAATAAAAGATAGCAAGGCCTTTGTTCATGTAGGAGGCGGAATTGTCGCTGACTCCAAGCCTGAGGATGAATATGATGAGACTCTCCACAAAGCAAAAGCATTATTTAAAGTTTTGAGAGGTCATCTGCATGACACCCATTAG
- a CDS encoding aminotransferase class IV, with translation MTPISTISTNDRLALFGLGLFETLLITTRGALFDDLHWERMYRGAKILGLKMPDQQKWRLIIQDFVRQYSYSDPFALRITLSGGTPATNLPSQLLLHQRPIPYTPEQYSSGIKLHLLPYPRNEQSPLCNIKSTNYLENLLAKEEAVSNGCDEGVWLNTQGYLAEGTMSNLFFIKDKTLYTPALTSGCLPGTRRQIILDLARSKNIFTKEGFYTLNDLLSADEVFMTNSLMGLMPVRSLNGCSYRVSLPHSKDSIMRNLEHSYSNLIKEQ, from the coding sequence ATGACACCCATTAGTACAATTTCCACAAATGATCGTCTGGCTTTATTTGGATTAGGACTTTTTGAAACTCTCCTAATTACAACTCGCGGTGCACTCTTTGACGATCTGCATTGGGAGCGTATGTATAGAGGGGCTAAGATACTGGGCCTCAAAATGCCTGATCAACAGAAATGGCGCTTGATCATTCAAGATTTTGTCCGTCAATATAGTTATTCAGACCCTTTTGCCCTTAGAATTACCTTAAGTGGAGGAACACCAGCAACTAATCTTCCTTCTCAGTTACTGCTTCATCAACGCCCAATACCTTACACACCCGAACAGTACTCTTCTGGTATAAAGCTACACCTCTTGCCATATCCCCGAAATGAGCAATCTCCACTGTGTAATATTAAGTCAACTAATTATCTTGAGAACCTCTTGGCAAAAGAAGAAGCTGTAAGTAATGGATGTGATGAAGGAGTGTGGCTCAATACCCAAGGATATTTAGCTGAAGGGACAATGAGCAACCTCTTCTTTATTAAGGATAAGACTTTATATACCCCTGCACTGACAAGTGGATGTTTGCCTGGGACGCGCCGACAAATTATTCTTGATTTAGCTCGCTCAAAAAATATCTTTACCAAAGAAGGCTTCTACACCCTAAACGATCTCTTGTCTGCTGATGAAGTCTTCATGACTAACTCCTTGATGGGTTTAATGCCTGTACGAAGTTTGAATGGTTGTTCTTATAGAGTCTCATTGCCACACTCTAAAGATTCTATCATGAGAAATCTTGAACACTCTTACTCGAATTTGATCAAAGAACAATAA
- a CDS encoding antibiotic biosynthesis monooxygenase, giving the protein MLTVIHTFNGPDQDRILGEVRTGIQSVEDIEGFKFASVNKQQNTKDIMLFSKWENRTAYENWADTVGENKAFKQATPQMFEVLDEKY; this is encoded by the coding sequence ATGTTAACAGTTATTCATACGTTCAATGGTCCTGATCAGGATCGAATTCTGGGAGAAGTTAGGACAGGGATACAATCTGTTGAAGATATCGAGGGATTTAAATTTGCCTCAGTTAATAAGCAACAAAACACCAAAGATATAATGCTTTTTTCGAAATGGGAAAATCGTACTGCGTATGAGAATTGGGCTGATACAGTTGGAGAAAACAAAGCCTTCAAGCAAGCAACACCACAAATGTTTGAGGTATTGGATGAAAAATATTAA
- a CDS encoding DUF2383 domain-containing protein: protein MKTSFEALNTILKGEHMAIDQYQAYIDTLTDSPLRNHLIAILTDHKEHATRIAYYIQTNGGQVEEGAGFPGMIAEWKTRLANMREIAPAEMLKRLYDGEDKGLARAVQYSEQYLNSAEKEVLNPIFSNEHDHLKQLQNLQEGLYNNI from the coding sequence ATGAAGACATCATTTGAAGCTTTAAACACTATACTCAAAGGCGAACATATGGCCATCGATCAATACCAGGCCTATATAGACACATTAACCGATAGCCCACTACGAAACCATCTTATTGCAATTCTTACAGATCATAAAGAGCATGCCACCCGGATAGCTTATTATATTCAAACCAATGGCGGGCAGGTTGAAGAAGGGGCAGGTTTCCCAGGTATGATCGCTGAATGGAAAACTAGGCTAGCAAATATGAGGGAGATCGCACCCGCAGAAATGCTTAAACGTCTTTATGACGGAGAAGATAAAGGATTGGCTAGAGCGGTTCAATATTCAGAACAGTATTTAAATAGCGCTGAGAAAGAGGTTTTAAATCCTATATTCTCAAACGAACATGATCACCTTAAGCAGTTGCAAAACTTACAAGAAGGGCTTTATAACAACATATAG
- a CDS encoding EscU/YscU/HrcU family type III secretion system export apparatus switch protein: MIENNENKTKTKNKREDKAAALVYDQAGAPRIVAKGVGEVARKIIENAEEEGIPIQKNEVLVEALMQVELSKEIPPQLYQAVAELLAFVYRLEKVKSTARL, encoded by the coding sequence ATGATAGAAAATAACGAAAACAAGACTAAGACTAAAAATAAGAGAGAAGATAAGGCTGCCGCCTTAGTCTACGATCAGGCTGGGGCACCGAGAATTGTCGCTAAAGGAGTAGGAGAAGTTGCTCGTAAAATAATAGAAAACGCTGAAGAAGAAGGTATCCCTATTCAAAAGAACGAGGTACTTGTGGAAGCTCTGATGCAAGTTGAATTGTCAAAGGAAATACCTCCTCAACTTTACCAAGCTGTCGCTGAATTGTTAGCTTTTGTATATCGGTTAGAAAAAGTTAAATCCACAGCTAGGTTATAA
- a CDS encoding DUF2103 domain-containing protein — protein sequence MKHRRNKVKREHGIIQNALEWLENLSLLVEVTDIIPGVIDVNRSSERGIVYKYETQTGCKLLLKSSGSIQEAFVVTKYPQRIKEWVNKEFPSSYILTVEQDDTTSPNTINRTGKKPTKVWPKSRIKSESTPMAKGRRSKRRSAKKGLMLNAYSDDKSITVADQLDGSMRQALKVLKNSLEKQR from the coding sequence ATGAAACATCGTAGGAATAAAGTCAAACGTGAACATGGTATTATTCAAAATGCATTAGAATGGTTAGAAAATCTAAGCCTTCTGGTGGAAGTTACTGACATCATTCCAGGTGTTATTGATGTGAACCGATCCTCTGAAAGAGGTATTGTTTATAAATATGAAACACAAACAGGATGTAAGCTGTTGCTTAAAAGTAGTGGCTCAATCCAAGAAGCCTTTGTCGTAACAAAATACCCTCAGCGCATTAAGGAATGGGTTAATAAAGAATTTCCTTCATCTTATATCTTAACGGTTGAACAGGATGATACTACTTCGCCGAACACCATTAATCGCACTGGGAAGAAGCCTACGAAAGTCTGGCCAAAATCGAGGATTAAATCCGAGTCTACCCCAATGGCTAAAGGGCGGAGATCGAAGCGACGATCTGCTAAAAAAGGACTAATGTTAAATGCTTATTCTGACGATAAATCAATAACAGTAGCTGATCAACTGGATGGTTCTATGAGGCAGGCCTTAAAAGTGCTTAAAAATTCTTTAGAAAAGCAAAGGTAA
- a CDS encoding metallophosphoesterase family protein has product MHIAVLSDTHLRPGKSLPGFVWEHLNQVDMILHAGDLTNMGLLEDLSSLAPVRAVSGNCDGWDVALPDRDIIECEGVNIGLIHGHVGKGKNTPDRAYYAFVDSKVDIIVFGHSHTPFLEWRNGLLLFNPGSPTDKRREQYFSFGLITIEQGQIQAKHVYF; this is encoded by the coding sequence ATGCACATTGCTGTATTGTCAGACACTCATTTGCGCCCTGGTAAATCTCTGCCAGGTTTTGTCTGGGAACACTTGAATCAAGTAGATATGATTCTACATGCAGGTGATTTGACGAATATGGGATTGCTTGAGGATCTTTCCTCCCTAGCACCAGTTCGGGCTGTAAGCGGGAATTGTGATGGTTGGGATGTAGCACTTCCTGATCGGGATATTATTGAATGTGAGGGTGTAAATATTGGCTTAATTCATGGGCATGTGGGAAAAGGAAAAAACACCCCTGATCGAGCTTATTATGCGTTTGTTGATTCAAAAGTGGATATTATTGTTTTTGGGCATAGTCATACGCCGTTTTTGGAGTGGAGAAATGGCCTTCTCTTATTTAACCCTGGTTCTCCAACCGACAAACGACGAGAGCAATACTTTTCTTTTGGACTAATCACTATTGAACAAGGGCAGATACAAGCAAAGCATGTTTATTTTTAA
- the mqnE gene encoding aminofutalosine synthase MqnE gives MDFTPAIDGLEKISTKINTQQRLNKEDGLLLLQTTNLLGLGYLANQKKRMMTGDQVFYNNNAHINYSNVCKVKCGLCAFAKDPGEKGSYTMTIEEVVDKAKHFAKQGVTELHIVGGIHPDLPFSYYLEMIKKIKESAPQVSLKAFTAAEYDFFAQKENLPVIEIIKILKDAGLSFITGGGAENFSPRVREIICPGKLSGERWLEIHRLAHTLGIPSNANVLYGIIETDEELIDHLLALRNLQDETGGFKALIPTAFHPKNTKFEDLPQASAVRTLKVIAVARLILDNFRYIKAYWVSSSPQVAQMALSFGANDLDGVVREEKIYHTAGATSPQMQTEQQLIEMIHELGLEAVERDTYYNIIKTVSPKRD, from the coding sequence GTGGATTTTACTCCAGCAATCGATGGCTTAGAAAAAATCTCTACAAAAATAAATACTCAGCAAAGGCTAAACAAAGAGGATGGTTTATTACTCTTACAAACAACTAATTTACTTGGTCTGGGTTATCTAGCTAACCAAAAGAAACGCATGATGACCGGGGATCAAGTTTTTTATAATAACAATGCCCATATTAACTACAGTAATGTGTGTAAAGTTAAATGTGGACTCTGCGCTTTTGCCAAAGATCCGGGGGAAAAGGGTTCCTATACAATGACTATTGAAGAAGTTGTTGATAAAGCAAAGCACTTTGCCAAACAGGGGGTTACTGAACTTCATATAGTAGGAGGCATACATCCGGATCTTCCCTTTTCATACTACTTAGAAATGATTAAAAAAATAAAAGAGTCTGCTCCCCAAGTAAGTTTAAAAGCCTTCACGGCGGCAGAATATGATTTTTTTGCGCAAAAAGAGAATTTACCGGTTATAGAAATAATAAAAATTCTTAAAGATGCAGGACTAAGCTTTATTACCGGTGGAGGAGCGGAAAACTTTAGTCCGAGAGTCCGAGAAATCATTTGTCCAGGAAAGTTGAGCGGAGAGCGCTGGCTAGAAATACATCGCCTTGCCCATACCCTAGGTATACCATCTAATGCAAATGTTCTGTATGGTATTATTGAAACAGATGAAGAACTAATAGATCACCTCTTAGCCTTAAGGAATTTGCAAGATGAGACCGGAGGCTTCAAGGCCTTAATTCCGACTGCTTTTCATCCTAAAAATACAAAATTCGAGGATCTCCCTCAAGCAAGTGCAGTACGAACTTTAAAAGTGATTGCTGTTGCCCGCTTAATCTTAGATAATTTTCGTTATATCAAGGCTTATTGGGTTTCTTCAAGTCCGCAAGTAGCCCAAATGGCCCTTTCCTTCGGAGCCAATGATTTAGACGGAGTAGTACGCGAAGAGAAAATCTATCATACTGCAGGAGCTACCAGTCCTCAGATGCAGACGGAACAACAGCTAATTGAGATGATTCATGAATTGGGATTAGAGGCAGTTGAGAGAGATACCTACTATAATATCATTAAGACAGTATCCCCCAAACGGGATTAA
- a CDS encoding DMT family transporter, with protein MSKLLSLPFLIAAISGVAMAVQGTLNSSLSQKTSLLSATLIVHIIGTLVSLGVILTWRAPFFNHTWSSIPWYLYLGGVLSVIIVGLVATSIPKVGVCNATTAIIIGQVSMAVLIDHFGLFGVTKLHWSPWQLLGIGLFAAGAKLLFR; from the coding sequence ATGTCAAAATTACTTTCTCTCCCTTTCTTAATTGCTGCTATTTCTGGTGTTGCTATGGCAGTTCAAGGTACTTTAAACTCATCTTTAAGTCAAAAGACGTCACTTCTATCTGCCACACTCATTGTCCATATTATCGGTACACTTGTCTCACTAGGAGTAATACTCACTTGGCGAGCACCATTCTTTAACCATACCTGGAGCTCTATTCCATGGTACTTGTATCTAGGTGGGGTTCTTAGTGTCATTATCGTTGGACTTGTAGCAACAAGTATTCCAAAAGTTGGTGTCTGTAACGCTACTACTGCAATCATCATCGGACAAGTCAGTATGGCTGTACTTATTGATCATTTCGGCTTATTCGGAGTTACTAAGCTTCATTGGAGTCCTTGGCAATTGCTCGGTATCGGTCTATTCGCAGCAGGAGCTAAACTTCTTTTTCGCTAA